A stretch of the Nitrosarchaeum sp. genome encodes the following:
- a CDS encoding ABC transporter permease, translated as MKKPSLVKQIIFYIAIVVIWQLVAMSSIWPNNLFPSPYEVAEDLVYTASDGSLFFGIGTSLLRLLIGLTIAIVGGMLLGILMARIETVNQTIGSLVLGLQSIPSVAWVPLAILWFGLTDGGIIFVTAVSSMFAITISTYTGVKTINPHYIEAARNMGAKGTQLATYVLIPAAFPHLISGFKQGWAFAWRGVIGAELLFSFLGLGFLLNVGRQLNDISQVFAIMLVIMMIGIVIDGIIFKRIENKVMSRWGLR; from the coding sequence ATGAAAAAACCTTCTCTAGTTAAACAAATTATTTTCTATATTGCTATTGTTGTAATTTGGCAACTTGTTGCAATGTCTAGTATATGGCCAAATAATCTATTTCCGTCACCTTATGAAGTTGCTGAAGATCTAGTTTATACTGCATCAGATGGTAGCTTATTCTTTGGAATTGGAACTAGTCTTTTACGATTATTGATTGGATTGACTATTGCAATAGTTGGCGGAATGTTGCTTGGAATTTTAATGGCTAGAATAGAAACTGTAAATCAAACTATTGGTTCTTTGGTATTGGGATTGCAATCAATTCCTTCTGTTGCTTGGGTTCCATTAGCTATACTGTGGTTTGGTTTAACTGATGGTGGAATTATTTTTGTCACGGCAGTTAGTTCGATGTTTGCAATAACAATCTCTACCTATACTGGAGTGAAAACTATCAACCCACACTATATTGAGGCTGCACGAAATATGGGGGCAAAAGGCACTCAATTAGCCACGTACGTCTTAATTCCTGCAGCATTTCCTCATTTGATTTCAGGTTTCAAACAAGGTTGGGCTTTTGCATGGCGAGGTGTAATTGGAGCAGAATTACTATTTTCATTTCTAGGATTAGGCTTTTTACTTAATGTAGGACGACAACTAAATGACATCTCTCAAGTATTTGCAATAATGTTAGTAATTATGATGATTGGTATTGTTATTGATGGAATTATCTTTAAGCGAATTGAAAATAAGGTAATGTCTAGATGGGGACTTCGTTAA
- a CDS encoding ABC transporter ATP-binding protein: MTKLEAKNIIKYFKHDSHRLKALGGVNLQIEDGEFVCLVGPSGCGKSTFLRIVAGLETPDEGEIFFDGKPVTSTGPERIIVFQEGALFPWLKVQDNVEFGLKMAGIPKEERAQISKRYLDMMQLTKFADSYTYQLSTGMKQRVAIARALVMDPDVLLMDEPFAALDAQTRDLLLVEMQLIWEKTKKTILFVTHNVTEATVLGTKVAVFSNRPSTIKKVINIDYKRPRLVEDQNLFPLQQEILSELRPEVKKN; the protein is encoded by the coding sequence ATGACCAAACTTGAGGCTAAAAATATTATAAAATATTTCAAACATGACAGTCATCGTCTCAAGGCATTAGGTGGCGTGAATTTACAAATTGAAGATGGTGAATTTGTATGCCTGGTTGGTCCATCTGGATGTGGTAAATCTACATTTTTACGAATAGTGGCAGGTTTGGAAACTCCTGATGAGGGTGAAATTTTCTTTGATGGAAAACCAGTAACATCAACTGGACCTGAAAGAATTATTGTTTTTCAAGAGGGTGCATTGTTTCCTTGGTTGAAAGTTCAAGATAACGTAGAATTTGGATTAAAGATGGCAGGAATTCCAAAAGAAGAGCGTGCTCAGATATCCAAAAGATATCTGGATATGATGCAGTTGACAAAATTTGCTGATTCGTATACATACCAACTTTCAACTGGAATGAAACAAAGAGTAGCGATAGCTAGAGCACTTGTTATGGACCCTGATGTATTATTAATGGATGAACCATTTGCAGCACTTGATGCACAAACAAGAGATTTGTTACTCGTTGAAATGCAGTTGATTTGGGAGAAAACAAAAAAAACAATTTTATTTGTAACTCACAATGTAACTGAAGCTACAGTACTTGGAACTAAAGTTGCAGTATTTAGCAATAGACCCTCCACAATTAAAAAAGTCATTAACATTGATTACAAACGACCACGATTAGTTGAGGATCAAAATTTATTTCCGCTTCAACAAGAAATTTTATCAGAATTACGACCTGAGGTTAAGAAAAATTAG
- a CDS encoding ABC transporter substrate-binding protein, with protein sequence MTLISVGIVTNQDQNTHENKIRVAYFPNISHAIPIVGIEKGFFSNHIGSDIDIQPILFDSGPQVIESIFAGSVDIAYVGPGPAINAFLKSEQHDVKILSGAASGGVSFIVHPKSEIKSVADFAGKRIAAPQIGNTQDISLRTFLSDNGLKPAEKGGSVIVLNTGNSDIYILFAKGDIDGAWVPEPTATILVQQLGGTRLFNENELWPENKFATVVLIAKEEYVNSHPEIIQKWLEAHQQTADWINSNKEETRTIFIDFMKNEMGKSLPVELIDESLSNLEITSDPIVSSIDTIAKRADSLGYLGRHGYNLDGLFFDKNSNSQSQEVLVNNDQT encoded by the coding sequence TTGACTCTGATCTCTGTAGGAATTGTGACAAATCAGGATCAAAATACGCATGAAAACAAGATTAGAGTAGCATACTTTCCCAACATATCTCATGCAATACCAATTGTTGGAATTGAAAAAGGATTTTTTTCAAATCACATTGGAAGTGATATTGATATTCAACCGATCTTGTTTGATTCTGGCCCTCAGGTAATTGAATCAATTTTTGCCGGCTCTGTTGATATTGCATATGTTGGTCCTGGACCTGCAATCAATGCATTTTTGAAATCTGAACAACATGATGTGAAAATTTTATCTGGTGCTGCAAGTGGAGGTGTTAGTTTTATTGTTCATCCAAAATCTGAAATTAAATCTGTTGCTGATTTTGCTGGAAAAAGAATCGCTGCTCCTCAAATTGGAAACACACAGGATATTTCTCTTCGAACATTTCTTTCTGATAATGGGTTAAAGCCTGCAGAAAAGGGTGGTTCTGTAATTGTTTTGAATACTGGTAACTCTGATATTTACATATTATTTGCAAAAGGAGATATTGATGGTGCATGGGTTCCAGAACCTACTGCTACAATATTGGTTCAACAATTAGGTGGAACAAGATTGTTTAATGAAAATGAACTTTGGCCTGAAAACAAGTTTGCAACAGTGGTGTTGATTGCTAAAGAAGAATATGTGAATTCACATCCTGAAATTATACAGAAATGGCTTGAAGCACATCAGCAAACAGCAGATTGGATTAATTCCAATAAAGAAGAAACTAGAACTATCTTCATTGATTTTATGAAAAATGAAATGGGTAAATCATTACCCGTTGAATTAATTGATGAATCATTATCTAATTTAGAAATTACTTCTGATCCAATTGTAAGCTCAATTGACACAATCGCTAAAAGAGCGGACTCACTTGGTTATCTAGGAAGACATGGGTATAACTTAGATGGACTTTTCTTTGACAAAAATTCAAATTCCCAATCACAGGAGGTTTTAGTAAATAATGACCAAACTTGA
- a CDS encoding argininosuccinate synthase has product MAEKGILAFSGGLDTSVVIKYLQEEYNMDVITVTVDVGQGDDQKKIEAKAKKLGVIKHYNIDARKEFVENFIFPSIKANALYQKKYCLATALARPLIAEKVLEIAKKEKVTSLAHGCSGKGNDQVRFDITLRSGSDLPIIAPIRDKNLDRVTELEFAKKHGIEIDSVAKRFSIDQNLWGRAIEGGVLEDPYNEPPEDAFIWVKTKNLPDKPTYLEIKFEKGIPVSVDGKILEPIKLIEYVNKKAGDAGVGIVDHIEDRVVGIKSREVYETPGALCLIEAHSDLEKMVHTKHENKFKSIIDDEWAYLAYSGLWQDPLKQDLDAFIQASQKPVSGTVKLKLFKGSIRVVGRKSDYSLYNHKIATYGTESTFDQRLAKGFVELWGIQSTEANKLQKKRSTKT; this is encoded by the coding sequence ATGGCTGAAAAAGGAATTCTTGCATTTTCTGGTGGATTAGACACATCAGTTGTGATAAAATACCTTCAAGAAGAATACAACATGGATGTTATCACAGTAACTGTTGATGTAGGTCAAGGCGATGATCAGAAAAAAATTGAAGCTAAAGCCAAAAAACTCGGAGTAATAAAACACTACAATATCGATGCCAGAAAAGAGTTTGTTGAAAATTTCATTTTTCCGTCAATTAAAGCAAATGCACTCTATCAAAAAAAATATTGCTTAGCAACTGCATTAGCTAGACCATTAATTGCAGAAAAAGTTTTAGAAATTGCAAAAAAAGAAAAAGTAACATCATTAGCTCATGGTTGTTCAGGTAAAGGAAATGATCAAGTTAGATTCGACATTACATTACGTTCTGGTTCTGATTTACCAATCATTGCACCAATTAGAGATAAAAATTTAGACAGAGTGACTGAATTAGAGTTTGCAAAAAAACATGGAATCGAAATTGACTCAGTTGCAAAGAGATTCAGCATTGATCAAAATTTGTGGGGACGTGCAATTGAAGGCGGAGTACTAGAAGATCCATACAATGAACCTCCAGAAGATGCATTCATTTGGGTAAAAACAAAAAATTTGCCAGATAAGCCAACATACTTGGAGATAAAATTTGAGAAAGGAATACCAGTTTCAGTGGATGGAAAAATTCTTGAACCAATAAAATTAATTGAATATGTAAACAAAAAAGCAGGAGATGCAGGAGTCGGAATTGTTGATCATATAGAAGACAGAGTTGTAGGAATTAAATCCCGTGAAGTTTATGAAACACCAGGAGCATTATGTCTTATTGAAGCTCATTCAGATTTAGAAAAAATGGTCCATACAAAACATGAAAATAAATTCAAATCAATTATCGATGATGAATGGGCATACCTTGCCTATTCAGGATTATGGCAAGACCCATTAAAACAGGATCTTGACGCATTCATTCAGGCATCACAAAAACCAGTATCTGGAACTGTAAAGCTAAAGCTCTTCAAAGGAAGCATTCGTGTTGTTGGACGAAAATCAGACTATTCATTATACAATCACAAGATCGCCACATATGGTACTGAATCAACTTTTGATCAAAGATTAGCAAAAGGATTTGTAGAATTGTGGGGAATTCAATCAACAGAAGCTAATAAATTACAAAAGAAAAGGTCAACAAAAACATGA
- a CDS encoding alpha-aminoadipate/glutamate carrier protein LysW yields MNCQECDATLNIPDDASVGEIISCPDCGADFEIAKKNGSTVELKQAESVGEDWGE; encoded by the coding sequence ATGAACTGTCAAGAATGTGATGCAACTCTTAACATCCCAGACGATGCCTCTGTTGGAGAGATAATCTCCTGTCCTGATTGTGGCGCTGACTTTGAGATCGCAAAAAAAAATGGATCTACTGTTGAGCTAAAACAAGCAGAAAGTGTAGGCGAAGACTGGGGAGAGTAA
- the lysX gene encoding lysine biosynthesis protein LysX: MSKICIVFDRLRSEEKMLEKEALNLGHEAVMLDAKITQINTDSQKSDFDFGDVVLERCVSYFRGLHFTASLEFMDVPVLNKFFVAYQCGNKMFMTLMLKKYNVPTPKTYFSFSSESALENIEKIGYPLVIKPVIGSWGRGVMQIKDKDTADALFEIRDITDSPHDRIFYLQEVIKRPPRDIRVITIGDEPIAAMYRKSSGGFKTNIALGADPELCEITKEIEDVAIKASKAMGGGILGIDIMEDEKRGFVVHEVNNTVEFKGLSKVSKRNIPKEMVEFALNYVRK; this comes from the coding sequence ATGTCAAAAATCTGTATTGTATTTGACCGCCTAAGATCAGAAGAGAAGATGCTCGAGAAAGAGGCATTGAATCTAGGTCATGAGGCAGTGATGCTAGATGCTAAGATTACCCAAATCAATACAGATAGCCAAAAAAGCGATTTTGATTTTGGAGATGTGGTTTTAGAAAGATGTGTTAGTTATTTTAGAGGGCTTCATTTTACTGCCAGTCTTGAATTTATGGATGTACCAGTACTCAACAAATTTTTTGTTGCCTATCAATGCGGAAATAAAATGTTCATGACTCTAATGCTAAAAAAATACAATGTACCAACACCAAAAACATATTTTTCATTTTCAAGTGAAAGTGCATTAGAAAATATAGAAAAAATTGGATATCCACTAGTAATCAAACCAGTTATTGGAAGTTGGGGTAGAGGAGTTATGCAAATTAAAGACAAAGATACTGCCGATGCACTATTTGAGATTAGAGATATTACAGATAGTCCACATGATAGAATTTTCTATCTTCAAGAGGTGATAAAGAGACCACCAAGAGATATTCGAGTCATAACAATTGGGGACGAACCAATTGCAGCAATGTATAGAAAATCATCAGGCGGTTTTAAGACAAACATAGCATTAGGGGCAGATCCTGAATTATGCGAGATCACAAAAGAGATCGAAGATGTAGCGATTAAAGCCTCAAAAGCTATGGGTGGAGGAATTTTAGGTATTGATATTATGGAAGATGAAAAACGTGGATTTGTCGTACATGAAGTTAATAATACTGTAGAGTTTAAAGGACTATCAAAAGTTTCAAAGCGAAATATTCCAAAAGAAATGGTAGAATTTGCTTTAAACTATGTTAGGAAATAA
- the argC gene encoding N-acetyl-gamma-glutamyl-phosphate reductase, with protein sequence MKVGVVGASGYVGGETLRLLVNHPDVEITTVTSRQHVGEYLHRIQPSLKGFTDLTFSELDYDKMTDKCDIVFTAVPHGTATEIVKALYDRGLKVIDLSADYRLHTATDYDKWYGWEHPHPDYLPKSVFGVPELHREAIKKAQLVSCPGCMAVTSTLALAPLIRHDLIDTEHIIVDSKIGSSGAGSGSGTAHAMRAGVIRPYKPAKHRHTGEIEQELSEIAGKKIHVSMSPHAVDVVRGILCTNHTFMKKDIEEKELWKIFRESYGQERFVRLIRDKKGLYKFPDPKFVVGSNFCDIGFDIDEENHRLIVMSASDNLMKGAAGSAIQNMNVMCGFDEMDGLKYTPLTPV encoded by the coding sequence ATAAAAGTTGGCGTTGTAGGAGCATCAGGTTATGTCGGAGGAGAAACACTTCGTCTTCTAGTAAATCATCCAGATGTTGAGATCACAACGGTTACCTCAAGACAACATGTTGGAGAATATCTACATAGAATTCAACCAAGTTTGAAAGGATTTACCGATCTAACTTTTTCAGAATTAGATTATGATAAAATGACAGATAAATGTGATATTGTATTTACTGCAGTTCCACATGGAACTGCAACTGAAATTGTAAAAGCGTTGTATGATCGAGGTCTCAAAGTTATAGATTTAAGTGCAGATTATAGATTACACACTGCTACCGATTACGATAAATGGTATGGATGGGAACATCCACATCCAGACTACTTACCAAAATCAGTATTCGGAGTACCAGAATTACATAGAGAGGCAATCAAGAAAGCTCAGCTAGTTTCTTGTCCAGGATGTATGGCAGTAACTTCCACATTAGCCCTTGCACCACTAATTCGACATGACTTAATTGATACAGAACACATCATTGTAGATTCAAAGATTGGATCATCAGGCGCAGGTTCTGGTTCAGGAACTGCTCATGCAATGAGAGCAGGAGTAATCAGACCATACAAACCAGCAAAACACAGACACACTGGAGAGATAGAACAAGAACTAAGTGAAATAGCAGGTAAAAAAATTCATGTTTCAATGAGTCCACATGCAGTAGATGTAGTTCGTGGAATTTTATGTACAAATCATACATTTATGAAAAAAGATATTGAAGAAAAAGAATTATGGAAAATATTTCGTGAGTCTTATGGTCAAGAGAGATTTGTTCGATTGATTAGAGATAAAAAAGGATTGTATAAATTTCCAGATCCAAAATTTGTAGTTGGTTCAAACTTTTGCGATATAGGTTTTGACATAGATGAAGAGAATCATAGATTGATTGTAATGTCAGCATCCGACAACCTAATGAAAGGCGCAGCAGGTTCTGCAATACAAAACATGAATGTGATGTGCGGCTTTGATGAAATGGATGGTTTGAAGTATACCCCACTCACTCCAGTATAG
- a CDS encoding [LysW]-aminoadipate/[LysW]-glutamate kinase, giving the protein MITIKIGGSVVDNLHPSTIADMKKVAETEGLIIVHGGGKEVTKVCEQLGKEPKFVTSPSGIKSRYTDKETAEIFTMVISGRINKTIVQMLQKNGINAIGLSGVDARIIEAERKKTLLIINEKGRKQAIDGGYTGKITKINAEFIKSLLAQGLTPVISPIAISEESEFLNVDGDRAAAYVAGNVGCDKILFITNVDGLLMDDKLVTNLTLVQAKEIRPKIGPGMEKKILAATEALDMGVKEALIGNGQKENPISSAISHDNCTVIQND; this is encoded by the coding sequence ATGATCACAATTAAAATCGGCGGAAGTGTAGTAGATAATTTACATCCATCAACTATTGCAGACATGAAAAAAGTTGCAGAGACAGAAGGATTAATCATAGTGCATGGGGGAGGAAAAGAAGTCACAAAAGTATGTGAACAACTTGGAAAAGAACCAAAATTTGTAACATCACCTAGTGGAATTAAAAGCAGATACACTGACAAAGAAACCGCAGAGATTTTTACAATGGTAATCTCAGGAAGAATAAACAAGACAATTGTTCAGATGCTTCAAAAAAATGGAATAAATGCAATTGGATTATCAGGGGTGGATGCAAGAATTATCGAAGCTGAAAGAAAAAAGACATTATTAATTATCAATGAGAAAGGTCGAAAACAAGCAATTGATGGAGGATATACAGGCAAAATTACAAAAATCAATGCGGAATTCATTAAATCACTTTTAGCTCAGGGTCTAACACCTGTAATTTCACCTATTGCAATTAGCGAAGAGTCAGAGTTTCTCAATGTAGACGGAGACAGAGCAGCAGCATATGTAGCAGGAAATGTAGGTTGTGACAAGATATTATTCATAACAAATGTAGATGGACTCTTGATGGACGATAAACTGGTAACAAATCTAACATTAGTACAGGCAAAAGAAATTAGACCAAAAATAGGCCCAGGTATGGAAAAGAAGATACTAGCAGCTACTGAAGCTTTAGACATGGGAGTAAAAGAAGCACTCATTGGAAATGGTCAAAAGGAAAATCCTATATCATCAGCCATTTCACATGACAATTGTACGGTGATTCAAAATGACTGA
- a CDS encoding acetylornithine/succinylornithine family transaminase — protein sequence MTEDDFMGGLYQRFPVTIEKGVGAHVWDINGKEYIDCMGGYGVAIVGHQNKRVVNAIKEQVDKIITVHSSLYNKTREEFLKTLISLAPKGLTQVHLNNSGAEAIEAAIKFARKFTGKKGMVAMKGSYHGKSLGALSLTFNPKYKKAFEPLVEKVSFASFGDIESLRSTIDDDTAFVILEPIQGESGINVAPDGFLQEVRKLCDEKGILLIFDEIQAGLGRTGRLWACNHWNTSPDILCLAKGIAGGVPMGATLVRPDILASMSKGEHSSTFGGNPLSCAAGIATLQALTQDNLIENSEKMGKLFREGLEKLKEKHSIIREIRGKGLMIGVELKFEVKDVLMNLMKEGVLMLYSGRNILRILPPLVISKEDVAKVLETLDGVLTIEEQKNNV from the coding sequence ATGACTGAAGATGACTTTATGGGTGGTTTGTATCAGAGGTTTCCAGTTACAATTGAAAAGGGAGTAGGAGCTCATGTTTGGGACATTAATGGAAAAGAATACATCGATTGCATGGGCGGATATGGTGTAGCAATTGTTGGACATCAAAATAAAAGAGTTGTAAATGCAATCAAAGAACAAGTAGACAAAATAATTACTGTACACAGTTCACTGTACAACAAAACAAGAGAAGAATTTCTTAAAACATTAATCAGTCTTGCACCAAAAGGCTTGACACAAGTTCATCTAAACAATAGCGGAGCAGAAGCAATTGAAGCTGCAATAAAATTTGCAAGAAAGTTTACAGGTAAAAAAGGAATGGTTGCAATGAAAGGATCATATCATGGAAAATCACTCGGAGCATTATCATTAACATTTAATCCAAAATACAAAAAAGCATTTGAACCATTAGTTGAAAAAGTTTCTTTTGCATCATTTGGAGATATAGAATCTCTCCGCTCTACAATTGATGATGACACAGCATTTGTTATTTTAGAACCAATACAAGGTGAAAGCGGAATCAACGTTGCACCAGATGGATTTTTACAAGAAGTAAGAAAACTTTGTGATGAAAAAGGAATTCTTCTAATTTTTGACGAAATACAAGCTGGATTAGGCAGAACAGGACGACTTTGGGCATGTAACCATTGGAACACATCACCAGATATTTTATGTCTGGCAAAAGGAATTGCAGGAGGAGTACCAATGGGTGCAACTCTAGTAAGACCAGACATTCTTGCATCAATGAGTAAAGGCGAACATTCTTCAACGTTTGGCGGAAATCCACTTTCTTGCGCTGCAGGAATTGCAACACTACAAGCACTTACCCAAGATAATCTCATTGAGAATTCTGAAAAGATGGGAAAACTATTCAGAGAAGGATTAGAGAAATTAAAAGAAAAACACTCCATAATCAGAGAGATAAGAGGAAAAGGGTTAATGATAGGAGTTGAATTGAAATTTGAGGTAAAAGATGTTTTGATGAATCTTATGAAGGAAGGAGTTCTTATGCTTTATTCAGGTAGAAACATTCTCAGAATCCTTCCTCCACTTGTAATTTCTAAAGAAGACGTAGCGAAAGTCTTAGAAACCCTAGATGGGGTACTAACTATAGAGGAGCAAAAAAATAATGTATAA
- the lysM gene encoding HTH-type transcriptional regulator LysM, with product MYKDKVDEKIINFLKEDSRESFVDIGKKLKLSESAVRRRVKNLVDSGTIKRFTVEVGEENATSAIVLISVDSTTETSKVSEKLAKLEGVKVVYEITGQYDIITIISATNISEINSSIDALRKIPGVIDTNTVIILRKVA from the coding sequence ATGTATAAAGATAAAGTAGATGAAAAGATAATCAACTTTCTCAAAGAAGATTCAAGAGAATCATTTGTAGATATTGGAAAAAAACTAAAATTATCAGAATCTGCAGTTAGAAGAAGAGTAAAAAACCTAGTAGATAGTGGAACAATCAAAAGATTCACAGTTGAGGTAGGAGAAGAAAATGCAACAAGTGCCATTGTATTGATATCAGTAGATTCTACAACTGAAACTTCAAAAGTTTCAGAGAAACTTGCAAAGCTAGAAGGTGTAAAAGTAGTTTATGAGATTACAGGCCAGTATGATATAATCACAATAATTAGTGCAACAAATATCTCTGAGATTAACAGTAGCATAGATGCTTTAAGAAAAATACCTGGAGTAATTGACACCAACACTGTGATTATTTTAAGAAAAGTAGCATAA
- a CDS encoding 2-isopropylmalate synthase yields the protein MKDPNHYADIYNAYEKNPRKIRVLDSTLREGEQHPGVSFTNKQRIQIAWMLDYFGVDQIEISPVVSADHKEATKTIIKQGLKADIVSHGRALKEDIDISLSCDAKWCAAYLGISDIHLKDKLRITREEALDRAVETVEYAKSHGLKIRFTVEDGSRAEPEFLLKVCKAIEEAGVDRISLPDTVGIMRPIGMYNFVKTVKEVIDVPLDAHVHNDIGFAVANAFSACDAGVDQIHTTIDGIGERTGIPPLAEVAVALTYLYKSPNDFRLDMLLDLSRLIEDYTSIKPYDSKPIVGSSAYKHKAGTHLAAILRNPAAYEPIPPRAVGNTRRIVFGELAGKTGAAYLMSILGLEKDDEGAKAVATGLKELRMGDLIEIPLADRLEKKIINDK from the coding sequence ATGAAAGATCCGAATCACTATGCAGACATTTACAATGCATATGAAAAAAATCCAAGGAAGATTAGAGTGTTAGACAGTACTCTTAGAGAAGGAGAACAACACCCTGGCGTTTCATTTACAAACAAACAGCGTATACAAATTGCATGGATGCTAGATTATTTTGGAGTAGATCAAATAGAAATTTCGCCAGTTGTTTCAGCTGATCACAAAGAAGCAACTAAGACAATTATCAAACAAGGATTAAAAGCAGATATTGTATCTCATGGACGAGCTCTCAAAGAAGACATTGACATTTCATTGAGTTGTGATGCAAAGTGGTGTGCTGCATATCTTGGAATATCAGATATTCACCTTAAAGACAAATTACGAATAACAAGAGAAGAGGCACTAGACAGAGCAGTTGAAACAGTAGAGTATGCAAAATCACATGGGTTAAAAATCAGATTCACTGTAGAAGATGGAAGTAGAGCAGAACCAGAATTTTTACTCAAAGTATGCAAAGCAATCGAAGAAGCAGGAGTGGATAGAATAAGTCTTCCAGATACGGTAGGGATTATGAGACCGATTGGCATGTATAATTTTGTTAAAACTGTAAAAGAAGTAATTGATGTTCCACTTGATGCACATGTCCATAATGATATTGGATTTGCAGTAGCTAATGCATTTTCTGCATGTGATGCTGGAGTAGATCAGATACATACCACAATTGACGGAATTGGAGAACGAACTGGAATTCCACCTCTTGCTGAAGTTGCAGTTGCATTGACCTATCTTTACAAATCACCAAACGATTTCAGATTAGACATGCTGTTAGATTTATCAAGATTAATTGAAGATTACACTTCGATTAAACCATATGACTCAAAACCAATAGTAGGTTCTTCAGCTTACAAACACAAGGCAGGAACACATCTTGCAGCAATTCTACGAAACCCTGCAGCCTACGAACCAATCCCACCTAGAGCCGTTGGAAACACTCGAAGAATTGTATTTGGAGAGTTAGCTGGAAAAACTGGAGCTGCCTATTTGATGTCCATTTTAGGCCTTGAAAAAGATGATGAAGGAGCCAAAGCAGTTGCAACAGGTCTAAAAGAACTCAGAATGGGTGATTTAATCGAGATACCACTGGCAGATAGACTCGAAAAAAAGATAATTAATGATAAATAA
- a CDS encoding alpha-aminoadipate/glutamate carrier protein LysW has protein sequence MSKCEECDADISIPKDAMEGEIVTCPECGASFELAKGSEGFQLKPAQSVGEDWGQ, from the coding sequence ATGTCAAAATGTGAAGAATGTGATGCAGATATTTCCATTCCAAAGGATGCTATGGAAGGAGAAATTGTAACATGTCCGGAATGTGGCGCAAGTTTTGAATTAGCAAAAGGCTCAGAAGGTTTCCAATTAAAGCCTGCCCAATCGGTTGGCGAGGATTGGGGGCAGTGA
- the lysX gene encoding lysine biosynthesis protein LysX encodes MSPDITILYDTIRWEEKALLEAGKKKNINIEMVDCKNLALDLDKKPEDYGPVIQRCVSYYRNLHSTAALEGMGVNVVNCLNTGIFAGNKLFTHMLLKKYGVPTPYASVAFSKDAAVEHLESHGYPKVIKPTVGSWGRLISKLNDKDSAEGIIESRESMYPIYQVHYLEEFVNRPPRDIRAIMVGDKIVAAIYRTSGNGNWKTNMALGGTAEPCKVTPEMEEMCIKAKNAVQGDIVGVDLMESKERGLVVHEVNNTTEYKNTVRVCGVDIPSLMIDYVIKNKK; translated from the coding sequence GTGAGTCCTGACATTACAATTCTTTATGATACCATCCGTTGGGAAGAAAAAGCTCTGCTAGAAGCAGGTAAAAAAAAGAACATCAACATAGAGATGGTAGATTGTAAGAATTTAGCTTTGGATTTAGATAAAAAACCAGAAGATTATGGTCCCGTAATTCAAAGATGTGTTAGTTACTATCGAAATTTACATTCAACTGCAGCACTTGAAGGAATGGGTGTAAATGTTGTCAATTGTCTAAACACCGGAATTTTTGCAGGAAATAAATTATTTACACACATGTTATTAAAAAAATATGGAGTTCCAACACCATATGCATCTGTAGCATTTTCAAAAGATGCAGCAGTAGAACATTTAGAATCACATGGATATCCAAAAGTAATCAAACCAACTGTAGGCAGCTGGGGAAGATTAATTTCAAAATTAAATGATAAAGATTCAGCAGAAGGAATTATTGAAAGTAGAGAAAGCATGTATCCAATATATCAAGTTCATTATTTAGAAGAATTTGTAAATAGACCACCAAGAGATATTCGAGCCATCATGGTTGGAGACAAGATTGTTGCAGCCATTTATAGAACTTCAGGCAATGGAAATTGGAAAACAAACATGGCACTTGGAGGAACCGCAGAACCATGTAAAGTTACACCGGAAATGGAAGAGATGTGCATAAAAGCTAAAAACGCAGTTCAAGGCGATATAGTTGGAGTGGATTTAATGGAAAGTAAAGAACGAGGATTAGTAGTTCATGAGGTTAACAATACAACTGAATATAAAAACACGGTAAGAGTATGCGGAGTAGACATACCTTCCCTGATGATTGACTACGTAATAAAAAATAAAAAGTGA